In the genome of Flavobacteriales bacterium, one region contains:
- a CDS encoding dihydroorotase, whose product MRILFKQVTLVDRESTYNNQTIDLLIDKGEIVLISKNINEAADRIIDIPNLHITNGMLDLVGSIPDPGEEFKENYQTGIEAASHGGYTHIAILPHKNAPADSKERINFIKNQANDAATKILPIGALTTGLKGENMAELYDMQQNGASAFAQDRKFLSKGNVMKTALEYAKIFDGQIISFPHDTTLDEGAEINESEVSVFMGMKGSPNISEVIGVERELNLVKYTEGKIHLACLTTAEACEILKNHKKEKRRVSASVAIQNLAFHDENLKEFDVNLKVQPPIRARKDQEKLIDSVVDGTIDCIVSNHHPQDQDAKYNEFKLAEFGALSYQNTVAQAYEILKNKLTLEDFVAIFNKNSYHVLRQKTTVIEEGQKANLTFFTLDNDTVFDEKQIVSLSKNSPYIGKKFRWKNHGIYNDGILKMI is encoded by the coding sequence ATGAGAATATTATTTAAACAAGTAACCCTTGTGGATAGGGAAAGTACCTATAACAATCAAACGATAGATTTGTTAATAGATAAAGGTGAGATTGTTCTTATTTCGAAAAACATCAATGAAGCTGCCGATAGAATTATTGATATTCCGAATTTGCACATCACTAACGGAATGCTTGATCTTGTTGGAAGTATTCCAGACCCAGGGGAGGAGTTTAAAGAAAATTACCAGACAGGAATCGAGGCAGCCTCACATGGTGGATATACACATATTGCCATTTTGCCTCATAAAAATGCACCTGCTGATTCTAAGGAACGAATTAATTTCATTAAGAATCAGGCAAATGATGCCGCAACGAAGATTTTACCGATTGGGGCTTTGACAACTGGTTTAAAGGGCGAGAATATGGCGGAGCTCTATGATATGCAGCAGAATGGAGCATCGGCATTTGCACAAGATAGAAAATTTTTGAGCAAAGGAAATGTGATGAAAACAGCTCTTGAATATGCTAAGATATTTGATGGGCAAATAATAAGCTTTCCACATGATACCACACTTGATGAAGGAGCTGAGATTAATGAAAGTGAAGTTTCAGTGTTTATGGGAATGAAAGGTTCTCCAAATATATCAGAAGTCATTGGAGTAGAGCGTGAGCTTAATCTCGTGAAATATACCGAGGGTAAAATTCATTTAGCCTGTCTTACCACTGCCGAAGCTTGTGAAATATTGAAAAATCACAAGAAAGAAAAGCGTAGGGTAAGTGCTTCTGTTGCTATTCAAAACTTAGCTTTTCATGACGAAAACCTTAAAGAATTTGATGTAAACCTAAAAGTTCAACCGCCAATTAGAGCGAGAAAAGATCAAGAAAAATTAATAGATTCTGTTGTTGATGGAACTATTGATTGCATCGTTTCAAATCACCATCCACAAGATCAAGATGCAAAATATAATGAATTTAAACTTGCAGAATTTGGTGCTTTGTCATATCAAAATACCGTTGCTCAGGCTTACGAAATATTGAAAAATAAGTTGACTTTGGAGGACTTTGTTGCTATTTTTAATAAAAATTCCTATCATGTTTTGAGACAAAAAACTACAGTAATAGAGGAAGGGCAAAAGGCAAATTTAACGTTCTTTACACTGGATAATGACACAGTTTTTGATGAAAAACAAATTGTATCATTATCAAAAAATTCACCTTATATAGGAAAAAAGTTCCGATGGAAAAATCATGGGATTTATAATGATGGAATCCTAAAAATGATATGA
- a CDS encoding DUF58 domain-containing protein, which translates to MKFLNSKYLHELGSIDFIAQQLVEGFMSGRHKSPYHGFSVEFAEHRLYNPGDSMKHVDWKLYGKTDKLYLKKYEAETNLKCKIILDTSSSMFYPIKKVWSLQEPNKYLYSIYAIASLIELMKRQRDAFGVSLLGEEIELNTPSKNLESHQYFLYEQLEKNILAFGIEEKKNTHFSSLLQKVIQQQGRRSVIFIFSDLMFDTSEEFEAFFTGLEFAKFQGHEVTVFHTLDYKEEVDFNLDAEQMEVFALESNQKIKLDLADIQNKYQKKMQAHLREIKGKIQDQGVNYFPVDINNQIDDVLMAYLMQR; encoded by the coding sequence ATGAAATTTCTAAACTCCAAATATCTTCATGAATTAGGAAGTATCGATTTTATTGCTCAACAACTTGTGGAAGGCTTCATGAGTGGTCGTCATAAGAGTCCTTATCATGGTTTTTCTGTAGAATTTGCAGAGCATCGCCTGTATAACCCTGGCGACTCCATGAAACATGTGGATTGGAAACTTTATGGTAAAACAGACAAACTTTATCTCAAAAAATACGAGGCAGAAACGAATCTAAAATGTAAAATTATTTTAGATACCTCCAGTTCCATGTTTTACCCTATAAAAAAGGTGTGGTCTCTTCAAGAACCCAATAAATATCTTTATTCTATTTACGCCATAGCATCATTAATAGAATTAATGAAAAGGCAGCGGGATGCATTTGGAGTGAGTCTTTTGGGAGAAGAAATAGAGCTCAACACTCCCTCAAAAAACTTGGAAAGTCATCAATACTTTTTATATGAACAATTAGAAAAAAATATCCTTGCCTTTGGGATAGAGGAGAAAAAGAATACCCATTTTTCTAGTCTTTTACAAAAAGTGATTCAGCAACAAGGCAGACGATCGGTTATATTTATTTTTTCAGATTTGATGTTTGACACTTCTGAAGAATTTGAGGCTTTTTTTACGGGTCTAGAATTTGCAAAATTCCAAGGGCATGAAGTTACAGTTTTTCATACGCTAGATTATAAGGAAGAAGTGGATTTTAATTTAGATGCCGAGCAAATGGAAGTTTTTGCTTTAGAAAGTAATCAGAAAATTAAACTAGATTTAGCCGATATCCAAAATAAATATCAAAAGAAAATGCAAGCTCATTTAAGAGAAATCAAAGGGAAGATCCAAGATCAAGGAGTGAACTATTTCCCAGTAGACATCAACAATCAAATAGATGATGTTTTGATGGCTTATTTGATGCAGAGGTAG
- a CDS encoding polysaccharide deacetylase family protein, translating to MSLKKQIIQLSKKMPFIKKYFRGHSVIFMLHRVSPIDHKRLFPNENLKVSPEFLENFILEAKKKGIQFISLNELHHQLVSNTLQKSTFVITFDDGYKDNFEVAYPILKKHQIPFTIYLNTGMPERNIKMWWYALEEYLLKEEKVNINNELVSNRSTLEKEANFMKIRTYLLSLSQEEILTYFKNQNIDWESYPKELGMTWDQIRVLVNDPLVQIENHTDSHPNMALLNQENFTKEIETCNQLFSKETGVNTAHFAFPFGSDNEAKKRDFEWIKNFDFKTSVSTRKGEIYPEHKNFTHVLPRVMLHEKFSIEQLGEIRKNRIITF from the coding sequence ATGTCTCTTAAAAAACAGATTATCCAACTTTCAAAAAAAATGCCCTTTATAAAAAAATACTTTAGAGGGCATTCTGTTATTTTTATGCTTCATAGAGTGTCGCCAATAGATCATAAACGACTTTTCCCCAACGAGAATTTAAAAGTAAGTCCAGAGTTCTTAGAAAATTTTATTCTTGAAGCTAAGAAAAAAGGAATCCAGTTTATTTCATTGAATGAACTTCATCATCAACTCGTTTCAAATACTTTACAAAAAAGTACTTTTGTAATAACCTTTGATGATGGTTACAAAGATAATTTTGAAGTAGCGTATCCTATTCTCAAAAAACACCAAATTCCTTTCACGATTTACTTAAATACAGGAATGCCTGAAAGAAATATTAAGATGTGGTGGTATGCTTTAGAAGAGTATCTACTAAAAGAGGAAAAGGTGAACATAAATAATGAATTAGTTTCTAATAGAAGTACACTTGAAAAAGAAGCTAATTTTATGAAGATAAGGACGTATTTATTATCCCTTTCTCAAGAAGAGATTCTTACTTATTTTAAAAATCAAAATATTGATTGGGAATCTTATCCTAAAGAATTAGGAATGACATGGGATCAAATAAGAGTATTAGTAAATGATCCTTTAGTGCAAATAGAAAATCACACGGACTCCCATCCAAATATGGCTTTACTGAATCAAGAAAATTTCACAAAAGAAATAGAAACTTGTAATCAACTATTCTCAAAAGAAACCGGTGTAAATACCGCTCACTTTGCTTTTCCTTTTGGGTCTGATAATGAAGCAAAAAAAAGAGATTTTGAATGGATTAAAAATTTTGACTTCAAGACATCAGTAAGTACTCGAAAAGGTGAAATTTATCCAGAACACAAGAACTTCACCCATGTTTTACCTAGAGTGATGCTCCATGAAAAATTTTCGATAGAACAACTAGGCGAAATAAGGAAAAATCGAATTATCACATTTTAA
- a CDS encoding FkbM family methyltransferase: MKLVLTEFFKNIGYFFLDKNYRRFILMALSNNPEKRYKTKNVKFNGLNFVVPDIKSFLWQYHEVFFQNIMEFDTKNPNPIVFDCGANVGTVSSYIKTIYPNAKIIAFEPDEKVFDFLKDNIERNKFQNVELNKKAVWIKSETLKFAAEGADSGSLVNQNNQENFMEVEAIDINDYLEQYNHIDFFKMDIEGAENTVFPHLEKNLHRIQNIFLEFHSFHNDNQQLAQILEIAQRNSFRYHIQSIYSKKRPFSKKEEQAMDNQLNIFMYKS; the protein is encoded by the coding sequence ATGAAACTAGTATTAACAGAGTTTTTTAAAAATATAGGGTACTTTTTTCTCGATAAGAACTATCGAAGGTTCATTCTTATGGCCTTATCAAATAATCCTGAAAAAAGGTATAAAACCAAAAATGTCAAATTCAATGGACTCAATTTTGTCGTTCCAGATATTAAATCTTTTTTATGGCAATATCATGAAGTCTTTTTTCAAAATATCATGGAATTTGACACCAAAAACCCTAACCCAATCGTATTTGATTGTGGAGCAAATGTAGGGACAGTTTCATCTTATATAAAGACGATATATCCTAATGCTAAAATTATAGCATTTGAACCAGATGAAAAAGTTTTTGATTTTTTAAAAGACAATATAGAGCGAAATAAATTTCAAAATGTAGAACTCAATAAAAAAGCCGTCTGGATAAAAAGTGAAACACTTAAATTCGCCGCAGAAGGAGCTGATTCAGGATCCTTGGTCAATCAAAATAACCAAGAGAATTTTATGGAAGTGGAAGCCATTGATATCAATGATTATCTTGAACAATATAATCATATCGACTTCTTTAAAATGGATATAGAAGGTGCCGAAAATACGGTTTTCCCACATCTAGAGAAAAATCTTCATAGAATTCAAAACATTTTTCTAGAGTTTCACTCATTCCATAATGACAATCAACAGCTTGCCCAAATTTTGGAAATTGCTCAAAGAAATAGCTTTAGATATCATATTCAAAGTATTTATTCTAAGAAAAGACCATTTTCTAAAAAGGAAGAACAAGCCATGGATAATCAGTTGAATATTTTCATGTATAAATCATAA